Proteins co-encoded in one Pseudomonas fluorescens genomic window:
- a CDS encoding GIY-YIG nuclease family protein → MTRLSENPLDADVPVSKSWFVYLVRAANGSLYCGISDDPVRRFAKHQSGKGARFFLSSPAMALVYTERCRDKSDALRQERLIKKLRKSAKECLVASYRPD, encoded by the coding sequence GTGACCCGCCTCAGCGAAAATCCTCTCGATGCCGACGTTCCAGTGAGCAAATCCTGGTTCGTCTACCTCGTACGCGCCGCCAACGGCTCGCTGTACTGCGGGATCAGCGATGATCCCGTGCGCCGTTTCGCCAAGCACCAGAGCGGCAAGGGCGCACGATTCTTTCTCTCGAGCCCGGCGATGGCGCTGGTCTATACCGAGCGTTGCCGCGACAAGAGTGATGCGTTGCGTCAGGAGCGGTTGATCAAGAAGCTCAGGAAAAGTGCGAAGGAATGTCTGGTGGCGTCTTATCGGCCTGATTGA
- a CDS encoding glutaredoxin family protein, with the protein MLGNVLKKVLLVLLVVVVYQNWGKIERVFNPSQMASEQVRANAHVVLYATDWCGYCKQTKRFLDQKGIPFKEFDIEKDAEARKAYEALGGRGIPLIDVNGTLIRGFDPDEILAALK; encoded by the coding sequence ATGCTCGGCAATGTGCTGAAAAAGGTTCTGCTGGTTCTGCTGGTGGTTGTGGTCTATCAGAACTGGGGCAAGATCGAGCGGGTGTTCAACCCGTCGCAGATGGCGTCCGAGCAGGTTCGCGCCAATGCCCATGTCGTGCTGTACGCCACGGACTGGTGCGGCTACTGCAAGCAGACCAAACGCTTTCTCGATCAGAAAGGCATTCCGTTCAAGGAATTCGACATCGAGAAGGACGCCGAGGCGCGCAAGGCCTACGAAGCGCTGGGCGGACGCGGGATCCCGCTGATCGACGTCAATGGCACGTTGATTCGCGGGTTTGATCCGGACGAGATTCTCGCGGCACTGAAATGA
- a CDS encoding nuclear transport factor 2 family protein — translation MSEEAHSALITRFYQAFQRLDAEAMAACYTDDVVFSDPAFGELRGRDAGDMWRMLTTRAKDFSLTFDNVRADERSGGAHWVATYLFSQTGNVVINDIQARFVFRDGKICEHHDRFDLWRWSRQALGFKGLLLGWTPLVRNAVRAQALKGLKAFQASR, via the coding sequence ATGAGTGAAGAAGCCCACAGCGCCCTGATCACCCGTTTCTACCAGGCTTTCCAGCGCCTCGACGCCGAGGCCATGGCCGCCTGCTACACCGACGACGTGGTGTTCAGCGATCCGGCCTTTGGCGAGCTGCGCGGTCGTGATGCCGGCGACATGTGGCGCATGCTCACCACCCGGGCCAAAGACTTTTCCCTGACCTTCGACAACGTCCGCGCCGACGAGCGCAGCGGCGGTGCCCACTGGGTGGCGACCTACCTGTTCAGCCAGACCGGCAACGTCGTGATCAACGACATCCAGGCACGCTTCGTCTTCCGTGACGGCAAGATCTGTGAACACCACGACCGCTTCGACCTGTGGCGCTGGTCGCGTCAGGCGCTGGGCTTCAAGGGCCTGCTGCTGGGCTGGACGCCGCTGGTGCGCAACGCCGTCCGCGCCCAGGCGCTGAAAGGGCTGAAGGCATTTCAGGCGAGTCGCTGA
- a CDS encoding amino acid ABC transporter permease produces MSTHTFKPDMPPPAKVFGPMAWIRANMFSSWLNTLLTLFAFYLIYLVVPPLLSWAIFDANWVGTTRADCTKAGACWVFIEQRFGQFMYGYYPADLRWRVDLTVWLAVIGVAPLFIKRVPRKAVYGLSFLVIYPIVAWCLLHGGVFGLSAVATSQWGGLMLTLVIATVGIAGALPLGIMLALGRRSNMPAIRVVCVTFIEFWRGVPLITVLFMSSVMLPLFLPEGMNFDKLLRALIGVILFQSAYVAEVVRGGLQAIPKGQYEAAAAMGLGYWRAMGLVILPQALKLVIPGIVNTFIALFKDTSLVIIIGLFDLLNSVKQAAADPKWLGMATEGYVFAALVFWIFCFGMSRYSMHLERKLDTGHKR; encoded by the coding sequence ATGAGTACTCATACATTCAAACCCGACATGCCACCGCCGGCCAAGGTCTTCGGCCCGATGGCGTGGATACGCGCGAACATGTTCTCCAGCTGGCTCAACACCCTGCTGACCCTGTTTGCGTTCTATCTGATCTACCTGGTGGTTCCGCCGCTGCTCAGTTGGGCGATCTTCGATGCCAACTGGGTCGGCACCACCCGCGCCGACTGCACCAAGGCGGGCGCCTGCTGGGTGTTCATCGAGCAGCGTTTCGGCCAGTTCATGTACGGCTACTACCCGGCAGATCTGCGCTGGCGCGTGGACCTGACCGTGTGGCTGGCGGTCATCGGTGTGGCCCCGCTGTTCATCAAACGCGTGCCGCGTAAAGCGGTGTACGGGCTGAGCTTTCTGGTGATCTATCCGATCGTTGCGTGGTGCCTGCTGCATGGCGGCGTGTTCGGCCTGAGCGCCGTTGCCACCAGCCAGTGGGGCGGCCTGATGCTGACCCTGGTGATCGCCACCGTCGGTATCGCCGGCGCGCTGCCGCTGGGGATCATGCTGGCCCTGGGGCGCCGTTCGAACATGCCGGCCATTCGTGTGGTCTGCGTGACGTTCATCGAGTTCTGGCGTGGCGTGCCGCTGATCACCGTGCTGTTCATGTCTTCGGTGATGCTGCCGCTGTTCCTGCCCGAAGGCATGAACTTCGACAAGCTGCTGCGGGCACTGATCGGCGTGATCCTGTTCCAGTCAGCCTACGTCGCCGAAGTGGTGCGCGGCGGTCTGCAAGCGATCCCCAAAGGTCAGTACGAAGCCGCGGCCGCGATGGGCCTCGGTTACTGGCGCGCCATGGGCCTGGTGATTCTGCCGCAAGCCCTGAAACTGGTGATTCCCGGCATCGTCAACACCTTCATCGCGCTGTTCAAGGACACCAGCCTGGTGATCATCATCGGCCTCTTTGACCTGCTCAACAGCGTCAAGCAAGCCGCTGCCGATCCGAAATGGCTGGGCATGGCCACCGAAGGCTACGTGTTCGCCGCCCTGGTGTTCTGGATTTTCTGTTTTGGCATGTCGCGCTATTCCATGCATCTGGAACGCAAGCTCGACACTGGCCACAAGCGTTAG
- the yejK gene encoding nucleoid-associated protein YejK, with protein MPIRHCIVHLIDKKPDGTPAVLHARDSELAESAAIENMLADLNESYNAKQGKAWGLFHPESGAFPFSGWLKEYMEGGKDFTAFSKIAVEHLQKLMEESNLSVGGHVLFAHYQQGMTDYLAIALLHHSEGVAVTDELDVTPSRHLDLGQLHLAARINVSEWQNNKQSKQYISFIKGKNGKKVSEYFRDFIGCQEGVDGPGETRTLLKAFSDFVESEDLPEDSAREKTKALVDYASSQAKLGEPMGLEELSELIDEERPKAFYDHIRNKDYGLSPEIPADKRTLNQFRRFTGRAEGLSISFEAHLLGSKIEYDEEAGTLVIKGLPTSLTDQLKRRN; from the coding sequence ATGCCGATCCGTCATTGCATCGTCCACCTGATCGACAAAAAACCCGATGGCACACCCGCCGTCCTGCACGCCCGTGACTCCGAACTGGCTGAATCCGCCGCCATCGAGAACATGCTCGCCGACCTCAACGAGAGCTATAACGCCAAACAGGGCAAAGCCTGGGGGTTGTTTCATCCAGAGTCCGGCGCGTTCCCGTTCAGCGGCTGGCTGAAGGAATACATGGAAGGCGGCAAGGACTTCACCGCGTTCAGCAAAATCGCGGTCGAGCACCTGCAAAAGCTGATGGAAGAATCGAACCTGTCCGTCGGCGGCCATGTGCTGTTCGCCCATTACCAGCAAGGCATGACCGATTACCTGGCCATCGCCCTGCTGCACCACAGCGAAGGCGTGGCGGTGACCGATGAGCTGGACGTGACCCCGTCGCGCCACCTCGACCTCGGTCAACTGCACCTGGCGGCGCGGATCAACGTTTCCGAGTGGCAGAACAACAAGCAGTCCAAGCAGTACATCTCGTTCATCAAGGGCAAGAACGGCAAGAAGGTCTCGGAATATTTCCGTGACTTCATCGGCTGCCAGGAAGGCGTCGACGGCCCGGGCGAGACCCGCACGTTGCTCAAGGCCTTCAGCGACTTCGTCGAGAGCGAAGATCTGCCGGAAGACTCCGCCCGCGAGAAGACCAAGGCCCTGGTCGACTACGCCAGCAGCCAGGCCAAGCTCGGCGAACCGATGGGCCTGGAAGAACTGTCGGAGCTGATCGACGAAGAACGCCCGAAAGCCTTCTACGATCACATCCGCAACAAGGATTACGGCCTGTCGCCGGAGATCCCGGCGGATAAACGCACGCTCAACCAGTTCCGCCGCTTCACCGGTCGCGCCGAAGGCCTGTCGATCAGCTTCGAAGCGCACCTGCTGGGCTCGAAGATCGAATACGACGAAGAAGCCGGGACGCTGGTCATCAAGGGCCTGCCGACCTCGCTCACCGATCAGCTGAAGCGTCGCAACTGA
- a CDS encoding CynX/NimT family MFS transporter, with translation MNLETEKPMSRPEASPAPVRKAELEELLIDAEADDEQVQQSHPLVRRPWLLLLGLILVALNLRPALSSMAPLLSDVSKSLGLSAAQAGLLTTLPVLCLGLFAPLAPVLARRFGAERVVLGILLTLAGGIILRSNFGEIGLFAGSVLGGASIGIIGVLLPGIVKRDFARHAGTMTGVYTMALCLGAAMAAGSSVPLSEHFDHSWAMGLGFWVIPALVAAVFWLPQIGQKHGAHNVAYRVRGLLRDPLAWQVTLYMGLQSSLAYIVFGWLPSILIGRGLTPTQAGLVLSGSVIIQLASSLAAPWLATRGKDQRLAIVIVMALTLGGLFGCLYAPIEGLWGWAILLGLGQGGTFSLALTLIVLRSRDSHVAANLSSMSQGFGYTLASMGPFAVGVVHDWTGGWNAVGWIFGIIGAGAILAGLGAGRALYVQVVSEKV, from the coding sequence ATGAACCTTGAAACCGAGAAACCCATGTCCCGCCCAGAAGCCTCCCCAGCCCCCGTTCGCAAGGCCGAGCTCGAAGAGTTGTTGATCGACGCCGAGGCCGATGACGAGCAGGTGCAGCAAAGTCATCCATTGGTACGTCGCCCGTGGCTGTTGCTGCTGGGGCTGATTCTGGTGGCGTTGAACCTGCGTCCGGCGCTGTCGAGCATGGCGCCGCTGCTCAGTGACGTGTCGAAAAGCCTTGGCTTGTCCGCCGCGCAGGCGGGGTTGCTGACGACGTTGCCAGTGTTGTGCCTCGGTCTGTTCGCTCCGCTGGCTCCGGTGCTGGCGCGACGTTTCGGTGCCGAGCGGGTGGTGCTGGGGATTCTGCTGACACTGGCCGGCGGCATCATCCTGCGCAGCAACTTCGGCGAAATCGGTCTGTTCGCCGGCAGCGTGCTGGGTGGCGCGAGTATCGGCATCATCGGCGTCTTGCTGCCGGGCATCGTCAAGCGCGACTTCGCCAGACACGCCGGAACCATGACCGGTGTCTACACCATGGCTCTGTGCCTGGGTGCCGCAATGGCGGCGGGTTCCAGCGTGCCGTTGAGCGAACACTTCGACCACAGCTGGGCCATGGGCCTGGGCTTCTGGGTGATTCCGGCGCTGGTTGCGGCGGTGTTCTGGCTGCCGCAGATCGGCCAGAAGCACGGCGCGCACAACGTTGCCTATCGGGTCCGCGGTCTGCTGCGTGATCCGCTGGCGTGGCAAGTGACTTTGTACATGGGCCTGCAATCGTCGCTGGCCTACATCGTGTTTGGCTGGTTGCCGTCGATCCTCATCGGTCGTGGGCTGACGCCGACACAGGCAGGCCTTGTGCTGTCCGGTTCGGTGATCATCCAGCTCGCCAGCTCCCTGGCGGCGCCGTGGCTGGCCACGCGCGGCAAGGATCAGCGTCTGGCGATCGTGATAGTGATGGCGCTGACCCTCGGCGGCCTGTTCGGTTGCCTCTATGCGCCGATCGAAGGCCTGTGGGGCTGGGCGATCCTGCTGGGCCTGGGGCAGGGCGGTACGTTCAGCCTGGCGTTGACCCTGATCGTCTTGCGCTCGCGGGATTCCCACGTAGCGGCGAACCTGTCGAGCATGTCCCAGGGCTTTGGTTACACCCTCGCGTCGATGGGGCCGTTCGCGGTCGGCGTGGTGCATGACTGGACCGGTGGCTGGAACGCCGTGGGCTGGATTTTCGGCATCATTGGTGCGGGTGCAATCCTCGCCGGCCTCGGTGCCGGGCGTGCGTTGTACGTGCAGGTGGTCAGCGAAAAGGTCTGA
- a CDS encoding glutathione S-transferase family protein — MSELILHHYPTSPFAEKARLLLGFKGLSWRSVHISPVMPKPDLTALTGGYRKTPVLQIGADIYCDTALIARRLEQEKAQPSFFPEGQEMIAASFAAWSDSVVFQHAVSLVFQPESVAVRFGKLPPEAIKAFLADRAGLFSGGSATRLSAEQARHNWPTFMTRLEQQLQREDGDFLFGEPSIADFAMAHPLWFLKATHVTAPLVDAYPAVSAWLGRVLGFGHGAASEMSSEEALEIARSSTPAALPDEAFTDPNGFVAGQQVLIAATDYGVDPVAGELVFAGREELILRREDERGGLVHVHFPRFGFRIEKR; from the coding sequence ATGTCCGAGTTGATTCTGCATCATTACCCGACCTCTCCATTCGCCGAAAAGGCCCGGTTGCTGTTGGGTTTCAAGGGCTTGTCCTGGCGTTCGGTGCACATCTCGCCGGTGATGCCGAAGCCGGATCTGACGGCCCTGACCGGTGGCTACCGCAAGACGCCCGTGCTGCAGATCGGCGCCGACATCTATTGCGATACCGCGCTGATCGCCCGTCGCCTCGAGCAGGAAAAGGCCCAACCTTCGTTCTTCCCGGAAGGTCAGGAAATGATCGCCGCCAGTTTCGCCGCCTGGTCCGATTCGGTGGTGTTCCAGCACGCGGTGAGCCTGGTGTTCCAGCCGGAGTCGGTGGCGGTGCGTTTCGGCAAGTTGCCGCCGGAAGCGATCAAGGCCTTCCTCGCCGATCGTGCCGGACTGTTCAGCGGTGGCAGCGCGACCAGGCTGTCGGCCGAGCAGGCCAGGCACAATTGGCCGACCTTCATGACGCGTCTGGAGCAGCAGTTGCAGCGTGAAGACGGTGACTTCCTGTTTGGCGAGCCGTCGATTGCCGACTTCGCCATGGCTCATCCACTGTGGTTCCTCAAGGCCACGCACGTGACGGCGCCCTTGGTGGATGCTTATCCGGCGGTGTCGGCGTGGCTGGGGCGTGTGCTCGGTTTTGGCCATGGCGCGGCCAGCGAGATGAGCTCGGAGGAAGCACTGGAAATCGCGCGCAGTTCGACGCCGGCGGCGTTGCCGGACGAAGCATTCACTGATCCGAACGGGTTCGTGGCAGGTCAGCAGGTGCTGATCGCAGCGACAGACTACGGTGTTGACCCGGTCGCCGGTGAGCTGGTGTTTGCCGGTCGTGAAGAGCTGATCCTGCGCCGTGAAGACGAACGTGGCGGTTTAGTGCATGTGCACTTCCCGCGCTTCGGTTTCCGTATCGAGAAACGCTGA
- a CDS encoding amino acid ABC transporter ATP-binding protein, whose protein sequence is MSEAIKKPVGPEGIIQMQGVNKWYGQFHVLKDINLNVKQGERIVLCGPSGSGKSTTIRCLNRLEEHQQGRIVVDGVELTNDLKQIEAIRREVGMVFQHFNLFPHLTILQNCTLAPMWVRKMPKRKAEEIAMHYLERVRIPEQAHKFPGQLSGGQQQRVAIARALCMKPKIMLFDEPTSALDPEMVKEVLDTMIGLAEDGMTMLCVTHEMGFARTVANRVIFMDKGEIVEQAAPNDFFDNPQNDRTKLFLSQILH, encoded by the coding sequence ATGAGCGAAGCAATCAAAAAGCCAGTGGGCCCTGAAGGCATCATTCAGATGCAGGGCGTGAACAAGTGGTACGGCCAGTTCCACGTGCTGAAAGACATCAACCTCAACGTCAAGCAGGGCGAGCGTATCGTGCTGTGCGGCCCGTCGGGTTCCGGCAAGTCCACCACCATCCGCTGCCTCAACCGTCTGGAAGAGCACCAGCAGGGCCGCATCGTGGTCGACGGCGTGGAGCTGACCAACGACCTCAAGCAGATCGAAGCGATCCGTCGTGAAGTCGGCATGGTGTTCCAGCATTTCAACCTGTTCCCGCACCTGACCATTCTGCAGAACTGCACCCTGGCACCGATGTGGGTGCGCAAGATGCCCAAGCGCAAGGCCGAAGAAATCGCCATGCACTACCTGGAACGCGTACGCATTCCGGAGCAGGCGCACAAGTTCCCGGGGCAACTGTCCGGCGGCCAGCAGCAGCGTGTGGCGATTGCCCGCGCGCTGTGCATGAAACCGAAAATCATGCTGTTCGACGAACCGACCTCGGCACTTGACCCGGAAATGGTGAAAGAGGTGCTCGACACCATGATCGGACTGGCCGAAGACGGCATGACCATGCTCTGCGTGACCCACGAAATGGGCTTCGCCCGCACAGTGGCCAACCGTGTGATCTTCATGGACAAGGGTGAAATCGTCGAGCAGGCGGCACCGAACGACTTCTTCGACAATCCGCAGAATGATCGGACCAAGTTGTTCCTGAGTCAGATTCTGCATTGA
- a CDS encoding FadR/GntR family transcriptional regulator: MSENSLLIKRSLVDQALDLLRQRITDGTWQVGQRLPTEPELCVELGISRNTVREAMRVLAFSGLIEIRQGDGSYLRAVVDPMDTLKALSKCSLDQARETRHILEVEAIGLAALRRTDEDLAGLREALGVAGSHYHGDLDSYIACDLVFHRRLVDAAHNPTLSELYRYFSSIVGAQLRQTLNIVPRRQEVFDLHVALLEAVEQRDPERAKALSRQLINEP, translated from the coding sequence ATGTCTGAAAACTCTTTATTGATCAAACGATCCCTGGTCGATCAGGCCCTGGATCTATTGCGCCAGCGCATCACCGACGGCACCTGGCAGGTCGGTCAGCGCCTGCCGACCGAACCCGAGCTGTGCGTCGAGCTCGGCATCAGCCGCAACACCGTGCGTGAAGCCATGCGGGTGCTGGCGTTCTCCGGGCTGATCGAAATCCGCCAGGGTGACGGCAGCTATCTGCGGGCGGTGGTGGACCCGATGGACACGCTCAAGGCGCTGTCCAAGTGCTCGCTGGATCAGGCCCGGGAAACCCGGCACATCCTTGAAGTCGAGGCCATCGGTCTGGCGGCGTTGCGTCGCACCGATGAGGATCTGGCGGGCCTTCGCGAGGCACTTGGCGTTGCCGGCAGCCACTATCACGGTGATCTCGACAGCTACATCGCCTGTGACCTGGTGTTCCACCGCCGTCTGGTGGACGCCGCGCACAACCCGACCCTCAGCGAGCTGTATCGCTATTTCTCCAGCATCGTCGGCGCGCAACTGCGCCAGACCCTGAACATCGTCCCCCGTCGACAGGAAGTCTTCGATTTGCACGTCGCCTTGCTTGAGGCCGTCGAGCAGCGCGATCCGGAGCGGGCCAAAGCCCTGTCGAGGCAGTTGATTAATGAACCTTGA